The following coding sequences are from one Aethina tumida isolate Nest 87 chromosome 2, icAetTumi1.1, whole genome shotgun sequence window:
- the LOC109606959 gene encoding ecotropic viral integration site 5 protein, with the protein MSQEEITPEGSSLFTILDDKNRLIDTLNKQIENQKMQLMYYIQQGLRPENVREFANNCRTDISDVSVPLILAMDRFKKEIGIKSKNTLLYERMIKLDNKIESVVSSQQRTLKDIVRQLTQYFSQRPDSVYPTCITIPPAQLELFYELLRKTASLSKSLDVYRICCNRLIATEDEKNTIVEQVFSMPVKERINCNYFISIQTERLRLEDDIKKVIKEQDTLRKRVNEILGIDKQLQQAKFRPNEVADEQLINELKTLNCEAVEVLEMSQTQRQKSDDSGRKLRRKTILRLLRLALQNLQKRNFDVPDEMTEEERDLYRSMLALLDQEVNVKSVKEFLSVVNQCKRLEHELRNLLNDRQNLIRGMNVLREQLKKLEGHKNGYKHANSSRTTLKLNGIQKTNVLCINEKQQGYLENDNLNLKKKIEELQTQLGKTNGELSIYKQSRESIIEIKQTEANNLGCIEEVYMSDGEEMYMEIVKNKDMQILDLQTKVLNVQKENDSLKQAATNNLFQKTEEKLSENNTSFVIMSSNRKKPIVSSYTETFSCGTQTELQREPFDFVECMGETRTNVEIFCSIYEGFRDVSVQS; encoded by the exons ATGTCACAG GAGGAGATCACACCCGAGGGGTCATCTTTGTTCACTATTTTGGATGACAAGAATCGTCTGATCGATACGCTGAATAAGCAAattgaaaatcaaaaaatgcAGTTAATGTATTATATACAGCAGGGCTTGCGCCCTGAAAACGTTCGGGAGTTTGCCAATAAC TGTCGTACAGATATTAGTGATGTAAGCGTACCTTTAATTTTGGCGATGGACAGATTTAAAAAGGAAATCGGCATCAAAAGCAAAAACACACTTTTGTACGAGCGCATGATCAAACTGGACAACAAAATCGAATCTGTTGTTAGCAGCCAGCAGAGAACTCTAAAGGATATAGTGAGACAGCTCACTCAATATTTCTCTCAAAGACCTGACAGCGTTTACCCAACGTGCATTACTATCCCGCCAGCTCAACTGGAATTGTTCTATGAGTTGCTGAGGAAAACTGCTTCTCTATCCAAATCGTTGGATGTGTACAGAATATGTTGCAACCGACTAATAGCTACGGAAGACGAGAAAAATACCATAG TCGAACAAGTCTTCTCGATGCCAGTCAAGGAGCGTATTAACTGCAACTATTTCATCAGCATACAAACTGAACGGCTCAGACTGGAAGACGACATCAAAAAGGTCATCAAAGAACAAGACACGTTGCGTAAACGCGTCAACGAAATACTCGGCATCGACAAACAGTTACAGCAAGCCAAATTCAGACCTAACGAAGTTGCCGATG AACAATTAATCAACGAGCTGAAAACGTTGAACTGCGAGGCCGTGGAAGTGCTGGAAATGTCCCAGACTCAAAGGCAAAAGTCGGACGACAGCGGCCGGAAGTTGCGTCGCAAGACGATTTTAAGATTGCTAAGGCTGGCCTTGCAAAATTTGCAAAAACGCAACTTCGATGTGCCCGATGAGATGACGGAGGAGGAAAGAGACCTGTATAGATCCATGCTCGCGTTGTTGGATCAGGAAGTTAACGTTAAGTCCGTTAAGGAGTTCCTCAGCGTCGTGAATCAGTGCAAGAGGCTGGAACACGAACTGCGGAACTTGTTGAACGATCGCCAAAATCTTATACGTGGAATGAACGTTTTACGTGAACAGCTCAAGAAg ctGGAGGGCCATAAAAATGGTTATAAACATGCGAATTCGTCGAGAACTACCTTAAAACTAAATGGAATACAAAAGACTAATGTTTTGTgcataaatgaaaaacaacaaGGAT ATCTGGAAAATGATaatctaaatttgaaaaaaaagatTGAGGAACTGCAAACACAACTG GGAAAAACTAATGGAgaattatctatttataaacaatcaaGGGAaagtattattgaaattaagcAAACTGAAGCAAATAATCTCGGATGCATTGAGGAAGTTTACATGAGTGATGGTGAGGAGATGTACATGGAGATTGTTAAAAACAAGGACATGCAAATATTAG ACCTCCAAACAAAAGTCTTAAATGTTCAGAAAGAGAACGATAGCTTAAAGCAAGCAGCAACTAACAACCTATTTCAGAAGACGGAAGAAAAACTAAGTGAAAACAATACTTCGTTTGTAATTATGAGTTCGAATAGAAAAAAACCAATAGTGTCATCATATACGGAGACATTTTCCTGTGGAACGCAGACCGAACTTCAGCGAGAACCTTTCGATTTCGTCGAGTGCATGGGTGAAACAAGAACAAACGTGGAAATTTTTTGCTCTATTTATGAAGGATTTAGGGACGTTTCAGTGCAATCTTGA
- the LOC109606793 gene encoding uncharacterized protein LOC109606793, translating into MVEVRRKDVKHLKIANSLIEFLRRETLEDYKNLRTLTIANSGLKLVEYGAFSENLLLESFNVTNNFIQDISSKTFPSTNNINTISLSNNLFRSLNDFDINHFPHLHTLDISKNYLEYLPEQLLNKLDNSSFTLIAGNNPFKCDDWSSKSINLCTLISKSKLQPLLINYTNVTSSANTEVKCIRHCHFLKCIPPFLCGIWLGIIIGNICKIKDLIYPKLMENKATQYDVLKFGMECTHMMQISEEKSELEMVIDPPKVKKSVSFKSEMKTMKKPN; encoded by the exons ATGGTGGAAGTAAGAAGGAAAGATgtaaaacatctaaaaattGCCAACAGTCTTATCGAGTTTCTCCGAAGGGAAACTTTGGAAGATTACAAAAATCTCCGGACTTTGACCATTGCCAACTCCGGACTAAAGTTAGTCGAATATGGGGCGTTTTCAGAAAATCTCCTGCTTGAATCGTTCAACGTgaccaataattttatacaagatATTAGCAGTAAAACTTTCCCTTCtacaaacaatataaacaCGATCTCGTTGTCCAATAATTTGTTTCGAAGCTTGAACGACTTTGATATAAATCATTTTCCCCACCTCCACACATTggatatttccaaaaattatttggagTACCTGCCTGAGCAACTCTTGAACAAATTAGACAATTCCTCCTTCACATTAATTGCCGGAAATAATCCATTTAAATGTGACGATTGGTCAAGTAAATCCATAAATCTTTGCACTTTGATAAGCAAAAGCAAACTTCAACCACTCCTGATAAACTATACAAACGTAACATCAAGTGCAAACACAGAAGTAAAATGCATAAGGCACTGTCATTTCCTAAAATGTATCCCACCATTTCTATGCGGAATATGGCTTGGCATTATCATCGGGAACATATGCAAAATAAAGGACTTGATATATCCGAAATTGATGGAGAACAAAGCTACACAATACG ACGTTCTAAAATTCGGAATGGAGTGTACACATATGATGCAAATTTCCGAAGAAAAAAGCGAACTgg AAATGGTTATAGATCCGCCCAAGGTTAAAAAGTCCGTCAGCTTTAAGAGCGAGATGAAAACGATGAAAAAGCCTAATTGA
- the LOC109606961 gene encoding kazrin isoform X2, with protein sequence MALLMRRLLVDAQAKLRRMVEEHSTNLTSRIDSDYPNSIPSPLPTPACVVQELKQQTDATIIGQVDVNFVKPPLAANTEPPACELDVKCVNDPKKDAKQTSTESKRTKPLCNANSVDSNEEAGKKTKTNTVKIEDKNPDNKEATMTIEESVSPKNDSRSSPENQRSESPKPGCSSQPDLDSSSPRSARSSDGNRDDLSALLPSPSNYPKSAAAVRRLKLENERLHAEVTRLRRLVVTGATSVLAERKAPEGGDPSSVNHALEMELQLAKEALLTLKSDKRRLKAEKFDLLNQMKELYTTLEDKEKELRDFIRSYGQVRENDTSLQQLSTEREERERERWSLLRHARDEAERSLSLAAQLNAKEVQLQQAQEQLQEARRQLASSGCLSDQESLASLPRHSMNGGALTPGSGGLLSGHHGLGLLPGDRGSCSADSGVRVNSDRESGATSVAGNLSDSTTDGTPTITVEGSNNRDLDTISLISSVPPPHIYQIAGKDNSPTLSPLNANTFARSMDSGSLSRSVEQLSSPLEPEPHNLSRRNKQSNRPSSGRGGTWGSISRVFARSRHRNKTNSLQETSEHSYEPYRSWSPLTEEGYAEKLRLLREASSIPMERWRAPTVLAWLEVALGMPQYGARCAENIKSGKVLLELSDLELECGLGITHPMHRKKLRLAIEEHRHPALVRYPCIAQLGHTWVSSEWLPDLGLPQYSESFTSNMVDARMLEHLSKKELEKYLGVTRKFHQASVVHGIHLLRIMKYDRQALAVRRHQCESVDADPLVWTNTRFIRWARSIDLGEYADNLKDSGVHGGLVVLEPSFNGDTMATALGIPANKNIIRRHLNAELEALVLPARYVIFCQMEELQAEAARVISKHGR encoded by the exons ATGGCGCTGCTAATGCGACGTCTACTCGTAGACGCTcag GCAAAGCTTCGCAGAATGGTAGAGGAACACTCTACAAACCTAACCTCTCGGATAGACTCCGACTACCCCAACTCGATACCTTCCCCGCTCCCGACCCCCGCTTGTGTCGTGCAGGAATTGAAACAACAGACGGACGCCACCATAATCGGCCAGGTCGACGTGAATTTTGTGAAGCCCCCGCTCGCCGCTAATACGGAACCGCCAGCTTGCGAACTAGATGTTAAATGTGTAAACGATCCGAAGAAGGACGCGAAACAAACGTCCACGGAGTCCAAGAGAACCAAGCCACTGTGCAACGCCAACTCTGTGGACTCCAATGAAGAAGCCGGCaagaaaactaaaactaatacTGTGAAAATTGAGGACAAAAACCCTGACAATAAGGAGGCGACCATGACTATTGAAGAGAGTGTCAGCCCGAAGAATGACAGCAGATCATCGCCGGAGAATCAACGCTCCGAGTCCCCGAAGCCTGGTTGCAGCAGCCAACCAGATCTAG ATTCATCGTCGCCAAGGTCGGCAAGAAGTTCGGATGGCAACAGAGATGATTTGTCGGCGTTGCTGCCGTCGCCGTCGAATTACCCGAAATCTGCGGCGGCGGTCAGACGTCTCAAGTTGGAGAACGAACGTTTACATGCGGAGGTAACACGGTTGCGACGGCTGGTTGTGACGGGCGCTACTTCCGTGCTGGCGGAAAGGAAAGCGCCAGAAGGAGGCGATCCCTCGTCCGTCAATCACGCTCTGGAAATGGAGTTACAACTGGCGAAGGAAGCGCTTTTAA CTTTAAAATCGGACAAGAGGCGATTAAAAGCGGAAAAGTTCGACCTGTTGAATCAGATGAAAGAACTGTACACCACTTTAGAAGATAAGGAAAAGGAGCTTAGAGATTTCATCAGGAGCTACGGTCAA gtGAGAGAGAACGATACGTCGCTTCAGCAGCTATCGACTGAACGGGAGGAACGCGAAAGGGAACGCTGGAGTTTGTTGCGACATGCCAGAGATGAGGCGGAAAGGAGCTTATCATTGGCCGCACAACTCAATGCCAAAGAAGTTCAATTGCAACAGGCACAAGAACAATTACAAGAG gCTCGCCGTCAGTTGGCATCAAGTGGCTGTCTCTCCGATCAGGAATCTTTGGCGTCTCTGCCGAGGCACAGCATGAACGGCGGCGCCTTGACACCAGGTTCTGGAGGTTTGTTGTCCGGCCACCACGGCCTGGGACTACTTCCAGGCGATAGGGGCAGCTGCAGCGCCGATTCAGGGGTACGAGTCAATTCGGACAGGGAAAGCGGCGCCACTTCCGTCGCCGGAAACTTGTCTGACTCCACCACTGATGGTACGCCCACTATTACCGTAGAGGGTAGCAACAACAGAGATTTAGATACGATTTCTTTGATTTCCTCCGTTCCTCCGCCACATATTTATCAAA TTGCAGGAAAAGATAACAGCCCCACCTTATCTCCTTTAAATGCTAACACTTTCGCTCGTTCCATGGATTCTGGATCACTCTCCAG ATCCGTTGAGCAGCTTAGCTCTCCGTTAGAGCCGGAGCCTCACAACTTGAGCCGAAGGAACAAACAATCAAACAGACCGTCAAGTGGAAGAGGTGGGACTTGGGGTAGTATTTCCAGAGTATTCGCTAGATCCAGACATAGAAACAAGACCAATTCACTTCAAGAAACTA gtGAACACAGCTACGAACCTTATCGGAGCTGGTCTCCTTTAACCGAGGAAGGATATGCAGAGAAGCTCCGTCTGTTGCGCGAAGCCAGTTCCATTCCGATGGAAAGGTGGAGGGCTCCGACTGTTCTGGCATGGCTGGAGGTCGCTCTTGGAATGCCCCAATATGGGGCCAGATGCGCCGAGAACATCAAAAGTGGAAAG GTCCTTCTAGAGCTGAGTGACTTAGAATTGGAATGCGGCCTTGGAATCACGCACCCGATGCACAGGAAGAAGTTGAGATTGGCGATCGAGGAGCATCGTCATCCAGCGCTCGTAAGATATCCTTGTATCGCACAGCTGGGGCACACCTGGGTCTCCAGCGAGTGGTTGCCGGATTTAGGTCTACCAcag TATTCGGAAAGTTTCACTTCAAATATGGTGGATGCACGGATGTTGGAGCATTTGAGCAAAAaggaattggaaaaatatctGGGTGTTACTAGGAAGTTCCATCAAGCTTCAGTAGTACATGGAATTCATTTGTTAAGAATTATGAAATACGATAGACAG GCTTTAGCTGTACGAAGGCATCAATGTGAAAGTGTAGATGCCGATCCTCTCGTGTGGACCAATACTCGATTTATTAGATGGGCCCGTAGTATTGATTTAGGAGAATACGCCGACAATTTAAAAG ACAGTGGAGTACATGGGGGGTTGGTAGTTCTCGAGCCGTCATTCAACGGCGATACAATGGCAACGGCTCTCGGAATACCCGCAAACAAGAACATAATTAGGAGACACCTGAACGCCGAATTGGAAGCGCTCGTGTTGCCGGCAAGGTACGtcattttttgtcaaatgGAGGAACTGCAAGCGGAGGCCGCAAGGGTCATTTCCAAACACggcagataa
- the LOC109606041 gene encoding co-chaperonin GroES-like has translation MAAVPKHAASTFNKIMPLFNRVLVRKRITTETEGGIVLPDNVKEKYFKGVVMAVGPGSYRDNGKQIPVVVQPGDNVLLPEYGGTKVEIDGEKLFLYRENDILAKISF, from the exons ATGGCTGCTGTTCCAAAACATGCTGCATcaactttcaataaaataatgccTTTGTTCAACCGGGTGCTGGTAAGGAAACGCATTACGACCGAAACTGAAGGTGGAATCGTCCTACCCGACAACGTTAAAGAGAAATACTTCAAAG ggGTCGTAATGGCCGTTGGTCCAGGTTCGTACAGAGACAACGGGAAACAAATCCCAGTCGTCGTCCAACCTGGTGACAACGTTTTACTACCCGAATATGGAGGCACTAAAGTTGAAATTGACGGCGAGAAGCTGTTTTTGTACAGAGAAAATGACATCCTGgccaaaatttcattttaa
- the LOC109606960 gene encoding 10 kDa heat shock protein, mitochondrial-like — protein MAAAQKHAATTLKTLRPLFNRVLIRKHDAPKETEGGIVLPDNLKGKCIKGTVVAVGPGTMRDSGFQVPISVKPGDDVLLPEYGGTKVQVDGDELFLYRESELLAKVSI, from the exons atggCTGCCGCTCAGAAACACGCCGCAACGACTTTGAAGACTCTAAGACCGCTTTTTAACCGCGTGCTGATCAGAAAGCACGATGCCCCGAAGGAAACTGAAGGAGGAATTGTCCTGCCGGACAATCTCAAAGGGAAATGCATCAAAG GAACGGTCGTTGCTGTGGGACCAGGAACCATGAGAGACAGCGGATTCCAAGTCCCCATCAGCGTAAAACCAGGAGATGATGTCCTGTTGCCCGAATATGGGGGCACCAAAGTCCAAGTTGACGGTGACGAACTGTTTTTGTATAGAGAAAGTGAACTCCTGGCcaaagtttcaatttaa